Within the Telopea speciosissima isolate NSW1024214 ecotype Mountain lineage chromosome 4, Tspe_v1, whole genome shotgun sequence genome, the region aaaagattatcAAAAAAGAAAGGCTTCTTATCCTCCTCCAGAGCTCCAAGGCTCCACACTCCCAAAGTAAAACTCTACTATCAAATGTGATCGGAGGCACATCCATATTATAGTGCTTTTGGCTATTGTTTAAAAGACTTTTTTTTACCTCATCtaaatgcaaaaaaataaataaataaatagaaagaaataCTACCATACAACATAAGGATATACATGGTTCGGTAAGGTGCCTACGTTAACGGAGAGATGAGAGCAATTTTACTAGCAATGGAGAAAAGGGTTATAAGATTTCTTTCTCACGTCTTTCTGTGTTTACAAAGAGTTCCCCGTAACCCTAATAACCCTCGTAACTCTTAACAATTAATTGTGAGGAACAAAGAGATTAAATTTTCAACAGCACCCCCATTTGAAGTGCTCAAATGGAGGACCCTTGagataatttaataaaaatGCCAGATGAACTATATAGCTCTTCAAGGAATGTCTTATTTTAGTTGAAGTTGAGATCAGTTAATAGTTTGGCTTAAGCTTCACTCAATTTGGGCCTTGTCTCTTGTCACATGGTATTCTTTTTGCTCTTGGTCAttgtttttgagttttgttAAATGTCCCCctcaaaatgcccatttgtccaaatacaTCCTTACAATTTTACAATTTACACATGTcctttactttcaaaacattgtaatactttagtccagtccgttagtctgggacattagacgttagttttagaCTTTCAGGGaatttaatgaccaaaatgcccttgtgacaaaaatcacaaaaattaaaaagagtaaagtgaccaaattgccctcatcttccccaaatcgtttagggtcagtttcaaaccctaaacgatttgtggacgatgaaccctaaaatcaatgaaTCTATCATGGCTCTTGCCACGTTGGTTGATGATCTGCAACCTCCAGCGAAAAGGTTCTCTTGCCATGTTGGTTAATGACATATCATCCCCTCACATGAGAAGGGTGTGCagaaaaaataatggaagagaGGCCCATGACCTAATTTCCCACAGATCAATACGGATCGACCATTATGGTAAGgaaatctctttttttatttttttgaaaaaaaaaatgatgttttgGTCTGGTATCGATCCGATATAGTCGTATCAGTATCGGTattcatggttttaggtataaaTTTGGTATCGGTTGTATCGACATTGGCTGGTACTAATACCCATCCCTGAAACGGTACTGatgatgaataaaaatatattaaaaaaatctaaCATCGATTTTTTAGGGCAAAACATTCTGTATACCAATATGAGTGATACTTTGTACAATGTCGGCATTGCCACCACCGATACTGATGCCAATACCATTATCTATATCCATGATCCAGATTCCGGAGACCACTAAGGACAGATGGTAAAgttcttgtttttgttctttttttttttcgtaaaaGCACTTTATTTAGACAATGTGAAAGCTCATGGCTGAAGGATACATAAATCCAATAAACCATGGATCAGAAAGATAAGGGCATGCCAACATAATCCCACAACCATCCAACCCTACAAGGAATCACCGTTTTAGAAATTGGTATCGGATTGCTTATATCGACCAATTTGTATCAACGACAGCTATGACCAATATTGATACTTGACTGATATGGATCGGCCGATACTATACATATGCGggcttcttttttctatttctttttttgaaaaatactatTCTAATCTGAAATAGATATATCAAtatgtcccaactcccaacacgGTTCATGTATATTGGTATCGATATTGACATCAACTGCGATCGATACTATGAAATCCATTCACCAGATAATTAACTGCTACAATCATGATTTGAAGAATTGATATTGAATCAGTTGATTCGTATCAGGATAAACAGGGACCGATCCCGAGTCAATGATCGATATTTGAATATTTGATACAGATCAAAGGTAAAATAgtataaaaaaatcattttttaataaACTCAAGAGAAAATCAGTTCTATACAGGTCAATCCGAATCCATATTGGCCTATACGTACCCGATACCAATTCATAAATTCCTAGCAATAATACCAAGACATCCCTAACCCCACAAAAGCCAAGAGGGTATATTGTGTTAAATTAAacgttgaaaaaaaaaaaacaatagacaCCGGAGCCATGGTTTGAGGTTTCGGGTTTTACTAGTTGCCGATACCAATATTGATACCGTATCGGATTTTAGTAGGACCAATGCAGTATCCTCATTATCCTATTAACAAATAATAAGAatgataactaatattgaaatcacaaaatgaatgTTCAACAAATTTTACAGTGATTAAAAAGGAGATTAATGGAGATACTCCAAATGAAGGGGGTAGAAGTAGAATCTCTATAAGGAGAATGGACTCCTCAATGTATAGGTCAACTTATAACTCAATCAACTTAGCGCCTAAACTTACTAATCCATGTTTGGGATTGGGTACTTGTTATTAAATTGTTTGCGCATCATATTGCATATCATACTTCCCTTAGAGTGCCATTACATGAAATTTGAGGTTTGCTATGGGCCTAACTTCTTTCCAAATTCCCCCATGGTCTGACCCTATCTTAACTACGAACCATGGCATGCTACCggtagaagaagaaagctgGATCAATGTTTTACATGTTTTTTCCCACTACATTGGGGAGATGGTAATGGAGTTCTGAAAATCCAATACCTAATTTGTTGACAGAGAGGTGAGAACTTTGCCAAGAATTACAAAAAAGTATAAATCCATTTGGGGAACCCTGGAAAAAATCATCTGGAAGAGACTGGGTTCAGGGTTCGAGCAAAACCGTTCATGGCACCATAACTCTTTGAACTAAATCCCAGACATCCCAGCAGTCCTTGCCTGTATGGCAAGaatgttttcttcttcatctcctccgCCTGGGCTCTGTTTGTCGTGTAATGCAGCTCGTGAGCTGACGGAGGGATTCTGCGCTTACCAACACCGTTGGCGGGTTTTCCTGCTGCGACCGTTTTCTTAGCGGGAACCTGGGGAGTTCGTTTTGGTTTCTGAGTTTCCGTCATTGGGACCGACGGAGGTTTCTTGTCTTTGACGGCGGGAGAAAAGGAGAGGGAATACCAGAACTTCTCCTTACCGTTCCCTCTGCCTTCGCTTTTGCTTCGGTAGAGCAAATCCTTCAAGAAGATCCATCTCTTGGAGTTCCTCCCTGAAGATGAAGCAGACACGGAAGGCGTCGTTCCCGTCGATGGCGTTTCGTCCTGTTTACGGTCAGGATCTTCCGAATCTAGATCACACCCACTGGTCTCttgctcttcttcatcctcgTGCCACCCAAACAGGGGATTTCTcaggggagagagagatcttGTCCTCCTATGTAGAGATCTGTTGCGTAGCCTCGCATCTCTCCCTCGCATCATCAACTCCTCGCGTTTCTCGAACTCCAGCTCTGCCGCATCTTTGCAATCCTCGTAATCTTCGTCACCTTCCAGATCCAACAAGGGAGCTAAGATTTGAGGCCTCTGCAAATGAGACGAAAGTTTCATCGGGCGGATCTGACCATTAAGAAACAATTCATCGGCAGAAATCATGGAAGCAGCAGAACTCGAAGTGTTGGAAGGAAACCTTGCGGAAAATTCAAACTCAAAGGAACCAGAAACAGAGGGATCGTTGGAAGAAAAGGTGAATGCGGAAGCAGacgtagaagaagaagaaggcgatGTAGAGAGAACGAAGTGCAGAGGACTCGCGGGAGCGCTGAAAAAGTAGCCGTCGGGAACGCGACCTGGACTAGAAGGAGCACTCATATAAGGAGTAGAACAAGTGCTGTCGATCTCTTCACTGAGGCGGTGGTGAGTTTGGTCGGAATCGAAAGTATCGCCACCGTTAGGGCTTCCAAAGTCTGGTTCGGAGGCGTGCCTTTGCTCGCCACTGCCAGAGTTTCCGACcaccatctttctctctctctctctctggctctGAACGATGATAACTGCGTAGCTAGGGAAGCCTGGAAGGATAGAACAGGAGGAGATTACTATAAAATGCCCTTGCATAATTCTATATATTTCGTCAATGCCACTAACGTTTTCCTTAACTCATGTCTCGATAATATTTtagaaaaattacatgattagctacttttgggttttcatttataaaactgTACATTCGAGAAGGCAATGACTGGGgtaaaatgtctaaaaaagtaagtgagGGAGGGAAAGACATTATTTTATCCAGTTTTATAAATcttaacttgtttttatctatttttgttaactcaaacatacaGTGGAtagttttataaatgaaaacccaaaaatagctaatcatgtaattttccctaatatatatatatttggtaaGAAGTCTCGATAAgttgtttgtttccttttgtttttacaCGGAATTCATTCCATTGTGCCAAAGAAAAACATGGAATTCATTCCGAAGAGTGATCGTAATACCCTTTATCTGTTTCACTGCATATTGACCAAACTATCCTTAATCTTATATtttaacaatttttatttttattttttgggtaaaatttcTTAACATTTGACACTTTCAAACTTTAAGGTCTAATGATTCAAAATGGCTCAAGTACATCTAGTTTAGTGGCCAACTAACCATTCTATTGTAAACTCTAATATATATCAACAAATTTGAAGTttcaacaaaaatataattggTCTAGTGGAATAATAAGCTTTAGAAAAACATTGCAAtttaaaaatgggaaaagattAGTCACCCAGCCAAAGTGCCGATCATGTGTCTCCGTCagttcctctctctcctcctatgTTCAGCCTTGTGATTGGTGTATTCGTTAGTTTATCGAATGTTGGTAGCATACCTaactctctttctttaaaaatatttattaaaattaaatgACTAAATTTTACCATTGAAAATAtgaatacataaaaaaaaatttattgaattttagcCTCAAATTTGAGTGTATGACAAATCAAACACTCCTTAATGTCTAACGGATAAAATTACTAAGAACACTCTTCCATGTGATACAAGCCATTCTTTGATAGTGAGGCAAGATCCCATTCTCGTACGTTCGGTGGGACCACACAAGCATGGTGGATGCCATTTGGGCGGCTCACACCCTTTCTCGTACGTTCTAACCCTTTGAAAGTCATCCATTAAAGCTTTTGTGAGATGTACCCTCCAACAAAAAGTTTTTCATTACAATATCTAATATAAATTGGTGTAGAAGTTGAAATATGAATTGATTCACTACCATTGGGCCCTTGGCATGTAAGATAGGTGATCTTTATATTTGAATACATCCTCcaatgataaataaaataagggaattgaaaaaaatctctacttggtggtgtttcctacaccctctcatagagcaccatgaaatgacatctttgcaccctaggtagatacc harbors:
- the LOC122658549 gene encoding uncharacterized protein LOC122658549 isoform X2, which codes for MVVGNSGSGEQRHASEPDFGSPNGGDTFDSDQTHHRLSEEIDSTCSTPYMSAPSSPGRVPDGYFFSAPASPLHFVLSTSPSSSSTSASAFTFSSNDPSVSGSFEFEFSARFPSNTSSSAASMISADELFLNGQIRPMKLSSHLQRPQILAPLLDLEGDEDYEDCKDAAELEFEKREELMMRGRDARLRNRSLHRRTRSLSPLRNPLFGWHEDEEEQETSGCDLDSEDPDRKQDETPSTGTTPSVSASSSGRNSKRWIFLKDLLYRSKSEGRGNGKEKFWYSLSFSPAVKDKKPPSVPMTETQKPKRTPANGVGKRRIPPSAHELHYTTNRAQAEEMKKKTFLPYRQGLLGCLGFSSKSYGAMNGFARTLNPVSSR
- the LOC122658549 gene encoding uncharacterized protein LOC122658549 isoform X1; translated protein: MVVGNSGSGEQRHASEPDFGSPNGGDTFDSDQTHHRLSEEIDSTCSTPYMSAPSSPGRVPDGYFFSAPASPLHFVLSTSPSSSSTSASAFTFSSNDPSVSGSFEFEFSARFPSNTSSSAASMISADELFLNGQIRPMKLSSHLQRPQILAPLLDLEGDEDYEDCKDAAELEFEKREELMMRGRDARLRNRSLHRRTRSLSPLRNPLFGWHEDEEEQETSGCDLDSEDPDRKQDETPSTGTTPSVSASSSGRNSKRWIFLKDLLYRSKSEGRGNGKEKFWYSLSFSPAVKDKKPPSVPMTETQKPKRTPQVPAKKTVAAGKPANGVGKRRIPPSAHELHYTTNRAQAEEMKKKTFLPYRQGLLGCLGFSSKSYGAMNGFARTLNPVSSR